From one Paractinoplanes brasiliensis genomic stretch:
- a CDS encoding pyridoxal phosphate-dependent aminotransferase: MAGTGIDTSILHKGAHSASYFDLSRSAGEGVEIVDFCIPCNPYFPTPDMFDELSRDLKNILKYYPSDSTSITKKLCSVLGLHPQTVAMANGSTELITWIDHLLISESVAIPIPTFGRWTDQPLETGKRVDMFPLQERDGFRLNLDDYVRFIRDRGSRVAVVCNVNNPDGCYLPRRDVIRFMDMLGDLDLVVIDESFIDFSDMEQYPSVGPDAVIRPNTVVLKSLGKNFGLHGIRFGYLMANPSIAGKIGKALPKWNLNSLAEKVVFMIQDHEEEYEDSLRLLSRDRRAMAGELARIPGLTVFPSQGNFILVKLPTEWSGVALRDYLVANHGVYTRECGNKLGMTSQFMRLVVRPARDVDRLIDGMMDYGRQFRVRSYEEEPPMESRRSWSGGLDEAPDNLIQYPSRRTPEYTARRAANA; this comes from the coding sequence ATGGCCGGGACCGGAATCGACACCTCGATCCTGCACAAGGGGGCGCACAGCGCCTCCTACTTCGACCTGTCGCGCAGCGCGGGCGAGGGCGTCGAGATCGTGGACTTCTGCATCCCCTGCAACCCGTACTTCCCGACCCCCGACATGTTCGACGAGCTCAGCCGCGACCTCAAGAACATCCTGAAGTACTACCCGAGCGACTCCACCAGCATCACCAAGAAGCTGTGCAGCGTGCTCGGCCTGCACCCGCAGACGGTCGCCATGGCCAACGGCTCGACCGAGCTGATCACCTGGATCGACCACCTGCTGATCTCCGAGAGCGTGGCCATCCCGATCCCGACGTTCGGCCGCTGGACCGACCAGCCGCTCGAGACCGGCAAACGGGTCGACATGTTCCCGCTGCAGGAACGCGACGGCTTCCGGCTCAACCTCGACGACTACGTGCGCTTCATCCGCGACCGCGGCTCCCGCGTGGCCGTGGTCTGCAACGTCAACAACCCCGACGGCTGCTACCTGCCGCGCCGCGACGTCATCCGCTTCATGGACATGCTGGGCGACCTCGACCTGGTTGTCATCGACGAGTCGTTCATCGACTTCAGCGACATGGAGCAGTACCCGTCGGTCGGCCCCGACGCGGTCATCCGCCCCAACACGGTGGTGCTCAAGAGCCTCGGCAAGAACTTCGGCCTGCACGGCATCCGGTTCGGCTACCTCATGGCCAACCCGTCGATCGCCGGCAAGATCGGCAAGGCGCTGCCGAAGTGGAACCTCAACTCGCTGGCCGAGAAGGTCGTCTTCATGATCCAGGACCATGAGGAGGAGTACGAGGACAGCTTGCGCCTGCTCAGCCGCGACCGCCGCGCGATGGCCGGCGAGCTGGCCCGCATCCCCGGGCTGACCGTGTTCCCCTCGCAGGGCAACTTCATCCTGGTCAAGCTGCCCACCGAGTGGTCCGGCGTGGCCCTGCGTGACTACCTGGTGGCCAACCACGGCGTCTACACCCGCGAGTGCGGCAACAAGCTCGGCATGACCAGCCAGTTCATGCGTCTGGTGGTGCGCCCGGCCCGCGACGTCGACCGGCTCATCGACGGCATGATGGACTACGGCCGCCAGTTCCGCGTCCGGTCGTACGAGGAGGAGCCGCCGATGGAATCCCGGCGCAGCTGGAGCGGCGGGCTCGACGAGGCCCCCGACAACCTCATCCAGTACCCGTCGCGCCGCACCCCGGAATACACGGCCCGCCGCGCCGCCAACGCGTAG
- the egtB gene encoding ergothioneine biosynthesis protein EgtB — protein MTIETERLRERVAAELLRTRDRTALLTDAVDDGDLTRQHSPLMSPLVWDLAHVGSQEELWLVRDVGGRDPLRPDIDELYDAFKHPRRDRPSLPLLTPVEARRYVAEVRDKALDVLGRAPVDDGRRLVADGFAFGMIIQHEQQHDETMLATHQLRVGAPVLTAPEPPAAPAPVAGEVLVPGGPFTMGTDTEAWALDNERPAHQVRVPAFWIDRAAVTNGQYTAFIDAGGYDDPRWWSPAGWDHRQAAGLTAPGHWVRDGDGWAATTFGRTAPVVADEPVVHVCFWEAEAYARWAGKRLPTEAEWEKAARWDPATGRSRRYPWGDETPQARHANLGQRHLRPAPAGAYPDGASPLGVHQLVGDVWEWTSTDFHGYPGFAAFPYREYSEVFFGPDYKVLRGGSFGTDRSAVRGTFRNWDYPIRRQIFSGFRLARDA, from the coding sequence ATGACCATCGAGACCGAACGGCTGCGGGAGCGTGTCGCGGCCGAGCTGCTGCGCACCCGCGACCGCACAGCCCTGCTCACCGACGCCGTCGACGACGGCGACCTGACCCGTCAGCACTCCCCGCTCATGTCGCCGCTGGTGTGGGACCTCGCCCACGTCGGCAGCCAGGAAGAGCTGTGGCTGGTACGCGACGTCGGCGGCCGTGACCCGCTGCGGCCCGACATCGACGAGTTGTACGACGCCTTCAAGCACCCCCGCCGCGACCGCCCGTCCCTGCCGCTGCTCACCCCGGTCGAGGCCCGCCGTTACGTCGCCGAGGTACGCGACAAGGCCCTCGACGTGCTCGGCCGGGCCCCCGTCGACGACGGCCGCCGCCTGGTGGCCGACGGGTTCGCCTTCGGCATGATCATTCAGCACGAGCAGCAGCACGACGAGACGATGCTGGCCACCCACCAGCTGCGGGTGGGCGCGCCCGTGCTCACCGCGCCGGAGCCCCCGGCTGCGCCGGCCCCCGTCGCCGGCGAGGTGCTCGTGCCGGGCGGGCCGTTCACGATGGGCACCGACACCGAGGCGTGGGCGCTCGACAACGAACGCCCGGCGCACCAGGTGCGGGTGCCGGCGTTCTGGATCGACCGGGCCGCCGTCACCAACGGGCAATACACGGCGTTCATCGACGCCGGCGGCTACGACGACCCGCGCTGGTGGAGCCCGGCCGGGTGGGATCACCGGCAGGCCGCCGGGCTCACCGCGCCCGGCCACTGGGTGCGTGACGGCGACGGCTGGGCGGCCACGACGTTCGGGCGTACGGCCCCGGTCGTGGCGGACGAGCCGGTGGTGCACGTGTGCTTCTGGGAGGCCGAGGCGTACGCGAGATGGGCCGGCAAACGGCTGCCGACCGAGGCCGAGTGGGAGAAGGCAGCCCGGTGGGACCCCGCGACCGGACGCTCGCGGCGCTACCCGTGGGGTGACGAGACCCCGCAGGCGCGGCACGCGAACCTGGGCCAGCGGCATCTGCGGCCCGCCCCGGCCGGCGCCTACCCCGACGGCGCGTCCCCGCTCGGCGTGCACCAGCTGGTCGGCGACGTGTGGGAGTGGACGTCCACCGACTTCCACGGCTATCCCGGGTTCGCCGCGTTCCCCTACCGCGAATATTCGGAGGTGTTCTTCGGCCCCGACTACAAGGTGCTCCGCGGCGGCTCGTTCGGCACCGACCGTAGCGCCGTCCGCGGCACCTTCCGTAACTGGGACTACCCGATCCGGCGGCAGATCTTCAGCGGCTTCCGGCTGGCCCGGGACGCCTGA
- a CDS encoding phosphatidylinositol-specific phospholipase C yields the protein MKRAFAVLLAAALVLVAPVPAYGADSSYRTLASATNPDWMRALPDGRSLAALSIPGTHETLSIHGGALTQTQENYGDSAHTLTAQLRAGIRMIDVRARVNSGNTFTIHHGATYQNANFDDVLARLAEFLSAHPGEAVVLRLKQECTGELGSCADASGQRAFQDIFDAYVGGRPGLFWTPSVTRSAAAPTPALGQIRGKVVLAVLNGPRGGVIDRYGLAQFSGWHDGSSEWVQDNYNVPNVGAIATKRDQVRRFLDATSAGDPSKMYVNFASGSSLFAQPQQVAGGALGVQGVNPFLLTYLSEGPEVHTPVTRTGMLMLDFPGGGLINKILTYN from the coding sequence ATGAAGCGTGCCTTCGCCGTGCTTCTCGCGGCCGCCCTCGTTCTCGTCGCGCCCGTGCCGGCGTACGGGGCCGACAGCTCTTATCGCACCCTGGCCTCGGCAACCAACCCCGACTGGATGCGCGCGCTGCCCGACGGCCGGAGCCTGGCCGCGCTGTCGATCCCCGGCACACACGAGACGCTGTCCATCCACGGCGGGGCGCTCACCCAGACCCAGGAGAACTACGGCGACAGCGCGCACACGCTGACCGCGCAGCTGCGGGCGGGCATCCGGATGATCGACGTACGGGCCCGGGTGAACTCGGGAAACACGTTCACCATCCACCACGGCGCGACGTATCAGAACGCGAACTTCGACGACGTGCTCGCCCGGCTCGCCGAGTTCCTGAGCGCCCACCCCGGCGAGGCCGTCGTGCTGCGCCTCAAACAGGAATGCACCGGCGAGCTCGGCTCCTGCGCCGACGCTTCCGGGCAGCGTGCTTTCCAGGACATCTTCGACGCGTACGTGGGTGGTCGCCCCGGCCTTTTCTGGACGCCCTCGGTCACCCGGTCGGCCGCCGCTCCCACCCCCGCGCTCGGCCAGATCCGCGGCAAAGTGGTGCTGGCCGTGCTCAACGGCCCCCGCGGCGGCGTCATCGACCGGTACGGGCTGGCCCAGTTCTCCGGCTGGCACGACGGCTCGTCGGAATGGGTGCAGGACAACTACAACGTGCCGAACGTGGGCGCCATCGCCACCAAACGCGACCAGGTGCGCCGCTTCCTCGACGCCACCAGCGCCGGCGACCCGTCGAAGATGTACGTCAACTTCGCCTCCGGGTCCAGCCTGTTCGCCCAGCCCCAACAGGTGGCGGGCGGCGCCCTCGGCGTGCAGGGCGTCAACCCGTTCCTGCTGACCTATCTGTCCGAGGGTCCCGAGGTGCACACCCCGGTCACCCGTACGGGAATGCTCATGCTCGACTTCCCCGGCGGCGGCCTGATCAACAAGATCCTCACCTACAACTGA
- a CDS encoding diacylglycerol/lipid kinase family protein, with protein sequence MRTKEQLTADIREKKRAVLVVNAHSRRGRLLYDTAFERLKLAGFTLLGAKAVDRPRELQHVLAEGLAKGPDLLIAGGGDGTISTAARLLAHRDVALGLLPLGTTNNFARTAHTPLDLGEAVDVLVDGKVIDLDLGLAGGEPFTNHVGVGLSAEVMLKAPRPLKRVLGRLAYPLTALGLLTRHQPLRITVRTDGRSHEFRSHQVYVANGGHHAGRPIAGDADADDRLLATYAVGGPKRRELLVETARNAAKGPSRTLREEPFLATGELWLETDRPARVEVDGEPGGSTPLRIGLAANALRVMAPAGAPDR encoded by the coding sequence GTGCGTACGAAGGAGCAGCTGACCGCCGACATCCGCGAGAAGAAGCGTGCGGTGCTGGTGGTCAACGCCCACTCCCGGCGGGGCCGGCTGCTCTACGACACCGCGTTCGAGCGGCTGAAGCTGGCCGGGTTCACGCTGCTCGGGGCCAAGGCGGTCGACCGTCCCCGCGAGCTCCAGCACGTGCTCGCCGAGGGCCTGGCCAAGGGACCCGACCTGCTCATCGCGGGCGGCGGCGACGGCACCATCAGCACCGCGGCCCGCCTGCTCGCGCACCGTGACGTCGCTCTCGGGTTGCTGCCGCTGGGCACCACCAACAACTTCGCCCGTACGGCGCACACCCCGCTCGACCTCGGCGAGGCCGTCGACGTGCTGGTCGACGGCAAGGTGATCGACCTCGACCTGGGCCTGGCGGGCGGCGAGCCGTTCACCAACCACGTCGGAGTCGGGCTCTCGGCCGAGGTCATGCTCAAGGCGCCGCGCCCGCTCAAACGCGTGCTGGGCCGGCTGGCGTACCCGCTGACCGCGCTCGGCCTGCTCACCCGCCACCAGCCGCTGCGCATCACCGTACGCACCGACGGGCGCAGCCACGAGTTCCGCAGCCACCAGGTGTACGTTGCCAACGGCGGGCACCACGCGGGCCGCCCGATCGCCGGTGACGCCGACGCCGACGACCGGCTCCTGGCCACGTACGCGGTCGGGGGTCCCAAGCGACGCGAGCTGCTGGTCGAAACGGCCCGCAACGCGGCAAAAGGTCCCTCGCGCACGTTGCGGGAGGAACCGTTCCTGGCCACGGGGGAGTTGTGGCTCGAGACCGATCGCCCGGCGCGGGTCGAGGTCGACGGCGAGCCCGGCGGCAGCACCCCGCTGCGGATCGGCCTGGCCGCGAACGCGCTGCGGGTGATGGCCCCGGCCGGCGCGCCCGACCGCTGA
- a CDS encoding glutamate-cysteine ligase family protein: MLTDGEATATVLRTQSEVEARIRAICFKTGPPELIGAELEWTLHHTAAPSAPLSPGKLRQALGRHTPVTLRAPGDLDPPLTLPAGGTITVEPGGQVEISSAPASSLAALHAALSADTAHLIGLLGSAGLTLGRHGIDAYREPRRLVHTPRYAAMQQSFDARGPDGRVMMCSTAGLQVCLDAGTPSELAVRWAAVMALGPPLLAAFANSRHHARRDTGYASARMAAWWAMDPRLTHPVGVSDDPAGDWVRYALAAPLTCVRRDGGCWDAPPGATLADWLAGALPQPLTADDVDYHLTTLFPPVRPHGYLEVRYLDAQPAGDWFPPVAVLATLLADPATTSTALDLALPTAGRWEQAYRYGLDDPALRRTAAAVLGLAARRLEPGPFQAGVLDSIERTLR, translated from the coding sequence CTGCTGACGGACGGTGAGGCCACCGCGACCGTCCTGCGCACCCAGAGCGAGGTGGAGGCGCGCATCCGCGCCATCTGCTTCAAGACCGGCCCACCCGAGCTGATCGGCGCCGAACTGGAATGGACCCTGCATCACACCGCGGCGCCGTCAGCGCCGCTGTCGCCCGGGAAACTGCGGCAGGCGCTCGGCCGGCACACCCCCGTCACCCTGAGAGCCCCGGGTGACCTCGATCCGCCGCTGACCCTCCCCGCCGGAGGCACGATCACCGTCGAGCCCGGCGGACAGGTCGAGATCTCCTCCGCCCCGGCCTCGTCGCTCGCCGCGCTGCACGCGGCGCTCAGCGCCGACACGGCCCACCTCATCGGTCTGCTCGGCTCGGCCGGTCTCACGCTGGGCCGGCACGGCATCGACGCGTATCGCGAGCCCCGCCGCCTGGTGCACACCCCGCGCTATGCGGCCATGCAGCAGTCCTTCGACGCGCGTGGCCCCGACGGCCGGGTCATGATGTGCAGCACGGCCGGCCTGCAGGTCTGCCTCGACGCGGGCACGCCGTCCGAGCTGGCCGTCCGCTGGGCCGCGGTCATGGCGCTCGGGCCTCCGCTGCTGGCCGCGTTCGCCAATTCGCGCCATCACGCCCGCCGCGACACCGGTTACGCCTCCGCGCGCATGGCCGCCTGGTGGGCGATGGATCCGCGGCTCACCCACCCCGTCGGCGTCTCGGACGACCCGGCCGGCGACTGGGTGCGGTACGCGCTGGCCGCCCCGCTGACCTGTGTGCGCCGCGACGGCGGCTGCTGGGACGCGCCGCCGGGCGCCACGCTGGCCGACTGGCTCGCGGGCGCGTTGCCGCAGCCCCTCACCGCCGACGACGTCGACTACCACCTGACCACTCTCTTTCCCCCCGTACGCCCCCACGGCTACCTCGAGGTGCGCTACCTCGACGCGCAGCCTGCCGGTGACTGGTTCCCGCCGGTCGCTGTGCTCGCCACCCTGCTGGCCGACCCCGCCACCACCAGCACAGCGCTCGACCTGGCCCTGCCGACCGCCGGCCGGTGGGAACAGGCCTACCGCTACGGCCTGGACGACCCGGCCCTGCGCCGCACCGCCGCCGCCGTGCTCGGCCTGGCCGCCCGCCGCCTCGAGCCCGGCCCGTTCCAGGCCGGCGTGCTCGACTCGATCGAACGGACACTGCGATGA
- a CDS encoding SigE family RNA polymerase sigma factor, translated as MTFEQFAMARLPSLLRYAVVLTGDRDLAQDIVQEVLARAQVRWRRISEAEVPEAYVRRMVLNEYLSWRRSWAVRHVHAVGERLVDLDDARGGVRDHADGVVMADVLWKRLATLGRKQRAVLVLRYYEQLEDEQIADLLGCSPATVRSHASRALKTLRLSPELMERIPAEEKS; from the coding sequence GTGACCTTCGAGCAGTTCGCGATGGCCCGGCTCCCGAGTCTCCTGCGGTACGCGGTCGTCCTCACCGGCGACCGTGATCTCGCACAGGACATAGTCCAGGAGGTTCTGGCCCGGGCCCAGGTCCGATGGCGGCGGATCAGCGAGGCGGAAGTCCCCGAGGCGTACGTGCGGCGCATGGTGCTCAACGAGTACCTGTCGTGGCGGCGCAGCTGGGCGGTCCGTCACGTGCACGCGGTCGGTGAACGTCTCGTCGACCTCGACGACGCCCGGGGTGGTGTGCGCGACCACGCCGACGGTGTCGTCATGGCCGACGTCCTCTGGAAACGCCTGGCCACGCTGGGGCGCAAACAGCGGGCGGTCCTGGTGCTGCGCTACTACGAGCAGCTGGAGGACGAGCAGATCGCCGACCTGCTGGGGTGTTCCCCGGCAACCGTCCGCAGCCACGCTTCGAGGGCGCTGAAAACGCTCCGGCTCTCACCGGAGCTCATGGAACGCATTCCCGCCGAGGAGAAGTCGTGA
- the egtC gene encoding ergothioneine biosynthesis protein EgtC → MCRHLVYLGPPVPLSRLLFEPAHSLAHQSWAPADMRGGGTINADGFGVGWYAEGGPVRYRRATPLWSDTTLPGLASAVSAGAVLAAVRSATIGMPVTEHAAAPFGEGPWLFSHNGKVSGWPGSVAKLAATLPPVDLLTLDAPTDAALLWAFVRDRLRGGAGPREAVADTIAEVAAAAPGSRLNLLLTDGETVVASTYGHSLSVLRRAGSVLVSSEPLDDDPSWQPVDDRTLVVATAAELQQIPLGES, encoded by the coding sequence ATGTGCCGTCACCTGGTCTATCTGGGGCCGCCCGTCCCGTTGTCGCGGCTGCTGTTCGAGCCCGCGCACTCGCTGGCACATCAATCGTGGGCGCCGGCCGACATGCGCGGCGGCGGCACGATCAACGCGGACGGGTTCGGCGTCGGCTGGTACGCCGAGGGCGGCCCGGTGCGATACCGCCGGGCCACCCCGCTGTGGAGCGACACCACGCTGCCCGGGCTCGCCTCCGCCGTGTCGGCGGGGGCGGTCCTGGCCGCGGTCCGCAGCGCGACCATCGGCATGCCGGTGACCGAGCACGCGGCGGCCCCGTTCGGCGAGGGGCCGTGGCTGTTCAGCCACAACGGCAAGGTCAGCGGCTGGCCCGGGTCGGTCGCCAAACTCGCCGCCACGCTGCCGCCCGTGGACCTGCTCACGCTCGACGCGCCCACCGACGCGGCGCTGCTGTGGGCGTTCGTGCGCGACCGGCTGCGCGGCGGCGCCGGCCCGCGCGAGGCCGTTGCGGACACGATCGCCGAGGTGGCCGCGGCCGCCCCAGGCTCCCGGCTCAACCTGCTGCTCACCGACGGCGAGACCGTGGTGGCCAGCACGTACGGCCATTCCCTGTCCGTTCTCAGGCGAGCCGGCAGCGTGCTGGTCAGCTCCGAACCACTCGACGACGACCCGTCCTGGCAGCCCGTCGACGACCGCACCCTCGTCGTCGCCACGGCCGCCGAGCTGCAACAGATCCCGTTGGGAGAGTCATGA
- a CDS encoding FAD binding domain-containing protein: MKEFEYVRAGSVPEALASDGRFLGGGTNLVHLMRRGVEAPDRLVDVSRLPLSGIRETPDGGLVIGATTTNSVVAADPLVRRRYPALARAILAGAPGPIRDRATVGGNLRQSTRCEYFTDLARPCNQRLPGSGCAAIGGRNRNHAILGWDERCVAVDPSDMAVALSVFDVTVHSLGGPPGLITAVELPPAPPSVFRKARDGGVSVAAVLEVTAGIVRDVRIALGGVAARPWRASAAENLLRHGPATADRFRAAADAELAAARPLRDNAYKVELTRHLIEGVLTRAAEAARARP, from the coding sequence ATGAAGGAGTTTGAGTACGTCCGTGCGGGCAGCGTGCCCGAGGCGCTGGCGTCGGACGGGCGCTTTCTGGGCGGGGGCACCAATCTGGTTCACCTGATGAGGCGGGGCGTGGAGGCCCCGGACAGGCTCGTCGACGTCAGCCGGCTCCCGCTGAGCGGCATCCGGGAGACCCCGGACGGCGGACTGGTCATCGGCGCGACAACCACCAACAGCGTCGTCGCGGCCGATCCGCTGGTGCGGCGGCGCTACCCGGCTCTGGCCCGGGCGATCTTGGCCGGGGCGCCCGGCCCCATCCGTGACCGGGCCACCGTCGGGGGCAACCTGCGGCAGAGCACCCGGTGCGAGTACTTCACCGATCTGGCCAGGCCGTGCAACCAGCGCTTGCCGGGCAGCGGATGCGCGGCCATCGGCGGACGCAACCGCAACCACGCGATCCTCGGATGGGACGAGCGCTGCGTCGCCGTCGACCCCTCCGACATGGCGGTCGCCCTGTCCGTGTTCGACGTGACCGTGCACTCCCTCGGCGGGCCGCCCGGATTGATCACGGCGGTCGAGCTGCCGCCGGCCCCGCCCTCGGTGTTTCGCAAGGCGCGGGACGGCGGCGTCTCGGTCGCCGCGGTGCTCGAGGTCACCGCTGGCATCGTGCGCGACGTACGGATTGCTCTCGGCGGGGTCGCGGCCCGGCCCTGGCGCGCGTCCGCCGCCGAGAACCTCCTGCGGCACGGGCCGGCCACGGCGGATCGGTTCCGGGCGGCCGCCGACGCCGAGCTGGCCGCCGCCCGGCCGTTGCGGGACAACGCATACAAGGTGGAGCTGACGCGCCACCTCATCGAGGGCGTGCTGACCCGCGCAGCCGAGGCGGCCCGAGCACGACCGTAG
- the egtD gene encoding L-histidine N(alpha)-methyltransferase: protein MKVLLDNDVQETALRADVLAGLTAPRKWLPPKWFYDARGSELFEQITELPEYYPTRSERAILTARADEIARLTSARTLIELGAGYSTKTKLLLEALPLTSFVPMDVSPSALAAAAGQIADDFPGLAVHPVVADFTEHLGELPEGPGRLVAFLGGTIGNFEPADRARFFTGVRGVLRPGEHLLLGTDLVKSPRVLVPAYDDASGVTAEFNKNVLRVLNRRLDADFDVDGFAHVALWDADAEWIEMRLRARWPMRVTIPAVGLVVELAAGEEIRTEISAKFRRGGVGKELAEAGFTLDRWWTDPAGRFALSLARAVP, encoded by the coding sequence ATGAAGGTCCTGCTCGACAACGACGTCCAGGAGACCGCGCTACGCGCCGACGTGCTGGCCGGGCTGACCGCACCCCGCAAATGGCTGCCGCCGAAATGGTTCTACGACGCCCGCGGCAGCGAGCTGTTCGAACAGATCACCGAGCTGCCGGAGTACTACCCGACCCGCAGCGAGCGCGCGATCCTCACGGCACGCGCCGACGAGATCGCCCGGCTCACCTCGGCTCGCACGCTGATCGAGCTGGGCGCGGGCTACTCGACCAAGACGAAGCTGCTGCTCGAGGCGCTGCCCCTGACGTCGTTCGTGCCGATGGACGTCTCGCCCTCGGCCCTGGCCGCGGCGGCCGGCCAGATCGCGGACGACTTCCCCGGCCTGGCCGTGCACCCCGTGGTCGCCGACTTCACCGAGCACCTCGGCGAGCTGCCCGAGGGGCCCGGCCGCCTGGTCGCGTTCCTCGGCGGCACGATCGGCAACTTCGAGCCGGCCGACCGGGCCCGCTTCTTCACCGGCGTGCGCGGCGTGCTGCGGCCCGGCGAGCACCTGCTGCTCGGCACCGACCTGGTGAAGAGCCCGCGCGTGCTGGTGCCCGCCTACGACGACGCCTCCGGGGTGACAGCGGAGTTCAACAAGAACGTGCTGCGGGTGCTCAACCGCCGGCTGGACGCCGACTTCGACGTCGACGGCTTCGCCCACGTCGCCCTTTGGGACGCCGACGCGGAATGGATCGAGATGCGCCTGCGGGCCCGCTGGCCCATGCGTGTCACGATTCCGGCGGTCGGCTTGGTCGTCGAGCTCGCGGCCGGTGAGGAGATCCGCACCGAGATCTCGGCCAAGTTCCGCCGCGGGGGCGTCGGGAAGGAGCTGGCCGAAGCCGGTTTCACCCTCGACCGGTGGTGGACCGACCCGGCCGGCCGGTTCGCTCTCTCCCTCGCCCGCGCCGTCCCGTGA
- a CDS encoding amidoligase family protein translates to MTTRLRRRVGFEIELMAPPGVSRRSLADDLAARSGGRSRPVWHRDSEPSLVPGLGRFLNLTLGYAVDRPDGSPLCTLVDDITLIDGLDPRTPAPPGWFRVLSDDSRLLGLLAERCDPAAPLETVLDPAAALWGVKPEQIGDVFRLDDTAGSTIALAAPAGGERERPCEVITPPLAANHHEALEELLAPARELGFTVPAEAAVHLHLDGGPFRRPQALANVVRLFAHWREPLRALLQTNPACRRLAPLPEPLVAATAGRPGWDELSRAATEGGLTKFFDVNLTQLFAEHPVRDTIEVRILPGSIDAGEIVNRAALAELLLERCLTASSLPPVAADPIEQLMNFAAEAMARR, encoded by the coding sequence GTGACGACCAGGTTGCGCCGGCGCGTCGGCTTCGAGATCGAGCTGATGGCGCCTCCCGGCGTCAGCCGGCGCAGCCTCGCCGACGACCTGGCTGCCCGCTCCGGCGGCCGGTCCCGCCCGGTCTGGCACCGCGACAGTGAGCCGTCGCTGGTGCCGGGCCTGGGCCGGTTCCTCAACCTCACCCTGGGCTACGCGGTCGACCGGCCGGACGGCAGCCCTCTGTGCACCCTGGTCGACGACATCACCCTGATCGACGGCCTCGATCCGCGCACGCCCGCCCCACCGGGCTGGTTCCGTGTGCTCAGCGACGACTCACGCCTGCTCGGCCTGCTGGCCGAGCGGTGCGACCCGGCGGCGCCTCTCGAAACGGTCCTCGACCCGGCGGCGGCGTTGTGGGGCGTCAAGCCGGAGCAGATCGGCGACGTCTTCCGCCTCGACGACACCGCCGGCAGCACGATCGCCCTGGCCGCCCCGGCCGGCGGCGAACGCGAACGCCCCTGCGAGGTGATCACCCCGCCGCTGGCCGCGAACCACCACGAGGCCCTGGAGGAACTGCTCGCCCCCGCCCGCGAGCTCGGTTTCACCGTCCCGGCCGAGGCCGCCGTCCACCTGCACCTCGACGGTGGGCCGTTCCGCCGGCCGCAGGCCCTCGCCAACGTGGTGCGCCTGTTCGCGCACTGGCGTGAGCCGTTGCGGGCGCTGCTGCAGACCAACCCGGCCTGCCGGCGCCTCGCCCCGCTGCCCGAGCCCCTGGTGGCCGCCACCGCCGGGCGGCCCGGGTGGGACGAGCTGAGCCGGGCGGCCACCGAGGGCGGGCTCACCAAGTTCTTCGACGTCAACCTGACCCAGCTGTTCGCCGAGCACCCGGTCCGCGACACGATCGAGGTCCGCATCCTGCCCGGCTCGATCGACGCGGGCGAGATCGTCAACCGGGCCGCGCTGGCCGAGCTGCTGCTGGAACGCTGCCTGACGGCGTCGTCGTTGCCCCCGGTGGCGGCCGACCCGATCGAACAGCTGATGAACTTCGCGGCCGAGGCCATGGCCCGTCGATAA
- a CDS encoding (2Fe-2S)-binding protein, whose amino-acid sequence MSPVSEVTLHVNGVTRRLRLDHRRILVGVLRDDFGSEGTRENCDHGGCGACTVLIDGRLAASCLTLAVAVDGASITTIEGYEGV is encoded by the coding sequence ATGTCCCCCGTCAGCGAGGTCACCCTGCATGTCAACGGCGTGACGCGGCGGCTGCGGCTGGACCATCGGCGGATTCTGGTCGGCGTGCTGCGCGACGACTTCGGCTCGGAGGGCACGCGCGAGAACTGCGACCACGGTGGATGCGGCGCGTGCACCGTCTTGATCGACGGCCGGCTCGCGGCGTCCTGTCTCACCCTTGCGGTGGCCGTCGACGGCGCCTCGATCACGACCATCGAGGGCTATGAAGGAGTTTGA